From a single Brassica rapa cultivar Chiifu-401-42 chromosome A01, CAAS_Brap_v3.01, whole genome shotgun sequence genomic region:
- the LOC103858773 gene encoding dolichyl-diphosphooligosaccharide--protein glycosyltransferase subunit 2 codes for MMAGGLARFVVLILATAICGAASVFQPISDSHRSAALDVFAPVDGSYKSLDEAYEALKTLEILGIDKKSDLSSATCENVVKVLASPSSSTLKDVFYALSVNGILKCKSGEDVPKDIVSKLQTGVKDAKLLLDFYYSVRGLVLVKEQFSGTDISLGDAEAVFRSIKALSQSDGKWRYSPNNPESSTFAAGLAFETLAGVISLAPSEIDHSLIQTLKTGITKLFDSIQKYDDGTFYFDESEGPISTTASVIRGLKSFAASESTGLNLPGDRIVGLAKFFLGVGIPGDAKDFFNQIDALACLEDNRFSVPLILSLPSTVISLTKKEPLKVKVSTVFGSKAPALSVKLSQALSSGSKGSSVINNQELKFDAESATYFLESFPKNFDVGKYTFVFEILLDESANEKVYITEAQTKVPISATGAITIENAEIAVLDSDVGSVESQKKLDLTKDEAVSLSANHLQKLRLSLQLTTPLGHVFKPHQAFLKLKHESQVEHIFLVKTSGKKSELVLDFLGLVEKLYYLSGKYEIQLTIGDASMENSLLSNIGHIELDLPERPEKAARPPLQPTDPYSRYVPKAEISHIFRVPEKLPAKQLSLVFLGVIVLPFIGFLIGLTRLGVNIKSFPSSVGAATSALLFHGGIGAVLLLYVLFWVKLDLFTTLKALSLLGVFLLFVGHRTLSHLAAASNKLKSA; via the exons ATGATGGCCGGAGGTCTCGCTCGATTTGTAGTTTTGATTCTCGCCACAGCAATTTGCGGTGCAGCTTCAGTGTTTCAGCCCATCTCAGACTCTCACCGATCCGCGGCTCTCGATGTCTTCGCACCAGTCGATGGATCCTACAAGAG CTTGGATGAGGCATATGAAGCATTAAAGACTTTAGAGATTCTTGGGATTGATAAAAAGTCTGATCTGAGCTCAGCGACTTGTGAGAATGTTGTTAAAGTTCTTGCGTcgccttcttcttctactcTAAAAGATGTCTTCTATGCTTTGAGTGTTAATGGAATTCTCAAATGTAAATCTGGAGAAGATGTTCCTAAG GACATTGTCTCTAAACTTCAAACTGGCGTTAAAGATGCTAAGTTACTGCTTGACTTCTACTATTCTGTCAGAGGCTTGGTGCTTGTTAAG GAGCAATTTTCTGGAACTGATATAAGTCTTGGAGATGCCGAAGCCGTTTTCCGCTCGATTAAG GCTCTTAGTCAGAGTGATGGAAAATGGCGGTACAGCCCCAACAATCCGGAATCAAGCACCTTTGCTGCTG GCTTAGCCTTCGAAACGCTTGCTGGAGTGATTTCATTAGCACCTTCAGAGATTGATCACTCCTTG ATCCAGACTTTGAAGACGGGTATCACGAAGCTTTTTGACAGTATTCAAAAATATG ACGATGGGACATTTTACTTCGATGAAAGTGAAGGCCCAATATCAACAACTGCATCAGTAATTAGAGGGCTCAAGTCATTTGCAGCTTCAGAATCCACAGGATTGAAC CTTCCAGGTGATAGGATAGTTGGTTTGGCCAAGTTCTTTCTTGGTGTTGGAATTCCTGGTGATGCCAAAGATTTCTTCAACCAAATAGATGCATTAGCTTGTTTGGAAGACAACAG GTTCTCCGTTCCACTCATCTTGTCTCTTCCATCTACTGTCATTTCGCTGACAAAGAAAGAACCTCTGAAG GTTAAAGTTAGCACTGTATTCGGTTCTAAGGCACCAGCTCTTAGTGTGAAGCTCTCACAAGCTCTAAGTTCTGGATCAAAGGGTTCTTCTGTAATTAACAACCAG GAGCTTAAGTTTGACGCTGAAAGTGCAACGTACTTCTTGGAATCCTTCCCTAAGAACTTTGATGTTGGAAAGTATACATTTGTATTTGAG ATTTTGCTAGATGAGTCGGCAAATGAAAAAGTATACATAACCGAAGCTCAAACAAAAGTGCCTATATCCGCCACAGGAGCTATTACCATTGAGAATGCAGAAATTGCTGTACTTGACAGTGACGTTGGGAGCGTTGAATCTCAGAAAAA GCTAGATTTAACTAAAGATGAAGCAGTATCATTATCAGCAAACCATCTCCAAAAGCTGCGCCTGTCATTACAGTTAACTACTCCACTTGGCCATGTGTTTAAGCCACACCAG GCATTTCTCAAGCTGAAACATGAGTCACAGGTCGAGCATATCTTTCTCGTGAAAACTTCTGGAAAGAAGTCTGAATTAGTTCTA GATTTTCTTGGATTGGTTGAGAAGCTTTACTACCTTTCTGGTAAATATGAGATCCAGCTAACTATTGGAGATGCTTCCATG GAGAACTCTTTATTGAGTAATATTGGCCACATCGAACTAGACCTACCAGAACGTCCAGAGAAGGCGGCTCGTCCTCCTCTCCAGCCTACTGATCCTTACTCAAGATATGTGCCAAAAGCTGAGATATCACACATCTTCAGGGTTCCAGAAAAGCTTCCCGCAAAGCAGCTTTCACTAGTTTTCTTGGGTGTTATAGTTCTCCCATTCATCGGCTTCTTGATAGGG CTTACACGGTTGGGAGTGAACATAAAGAGCTTCCCATCGTCTGTTGGGGCTGCAACATCGGCTTTACTTTTCCATGGCGGCATTGGAGCTGTTCTGCTTCTCTACGTGCTCTTCTGGGTGAAG TTGGATCTGTTCACGACTCTAAAGGCACTGTCTTTGCTGGGAGTGTTTCTGTTGTTCGTCGGACACAGAACACTGTCTCACCTCGCAGCAGCATCGAACAAGCTGAAATCTGCTTGA